A genomic window from Vanessa tameamea isolate UH-Manoa-2023 chromosome 7, ilVanTame1 primary haplotype, whole genome shotgun sequence includes:
- the LOC113400736 gene encoding zinc finger protein Noc — translation MVVLEDGAMMTTNPNQYLQPDYLTPLPSSLDSKKSPLALLAQTCSQIGADTLPTKPLLPPLDKKKSVNSVNSDAISRSSPSASKQDKPRSTPESKHLAFKPYETNVVTKKPEESRPPSKASSDSSEDKKSGKSTPGRKSTPPTTEIGKSSPSNEHKSSPAASSGTSPIIRSGLEVLGHGKDHLGAFKNIPGLSGFNPLAGLCCPPGMEQHANPAFRPPYAGAPLSAHHAAMLAAAAGFPGSSPNPYLGYARVKTPAGGETLVPVCKDPYCTGCQFSVNNHHLLMSNGACPAGCTQCEHQKYNLAMAMALSQQGAAGNIPYPQLSRPYVCNWIVGDSYCGKRFGNSEELLQHLRSHTTDGSTPTSSAVSQASLLNPLNPLFTTAGLRSAYPSAPLSPLSASRYHPYSKALPASLGTSPYGAFNPALGPFYSPYAMYGQRLGAAAVHQ, via the exons ATGGTGGTACTTGAAGACGGAGCTATGATGACTACTAATCCTAATCAGTATCTGCAACCAGATTATTTAACACCGCTTCCATCCTct TTGGACTCGAAGAAAAGCCCTCTCGCGCTTTTAGCGCAAACCTGTAGCCAGATCGGTGCAGACACATTGCCGACCAAGCCGCTCTTGCCGCcgcttgacaaaaaaaaatcagtgaaTAGTGTTAACAGTGATGCAATTAGTCGTTCTTCACCTAGTGCGAGTAAACAGGATAAACCACGTTCAACGCCAGAAAGCAAACATTTAGCTTTCAAACCATATGAAACTAATGTCGTTACGAAAAAACCCGAGGAATCGCGTCCACCATCAAAAGCAAGTTCTGACAGTTCGGAAGACAAAAAATCCGGAAAAAGTACGCCAGGAAGAAAATCAACTCCACCAACAACAGAAATTGGAAAGAGCAGTCCTTCTAATGAGCACAAGTCTTCTCCTGCTGCATCGTCTGGTACCAGTCCTATTATTCGTTCCGGATTAGAAGTTTTAGGACACGGAAAAGATCATCTAggagcatttaaaaatatacccgGATTATCTGGATTTAATCCACTTGCTGGTCTTTGCTGCCCACCTGGAATGGAACAACACGCAAATCCTGCATTTCGACCACCTTATGCTGGAGCGCCATTGAGCGCTCACCATGCTGCTATGCTGGCAGCAGCAGCTGGCTTCCCAGGATCTTCACCAAACCCTTATCTTGGATATGCTAGAGTTAAAACACCGGCGGGCGGAGAAACATTGGTTCCAGTATGCAAAGACCCATATTGCACCGGCTGCCAATTCTCAGTCAATAATCATCACCTTTTAATGAGCAACGGTGCTTGTCCTGCTGGTTGTACGCAATGTGAACATCAAAAGTACAATTTAGCTATGGCTATGGCTTTATCGCAACAAGGAGCCGCCGGTAATATTCCTTACCCGCAGCTGAGCCGCCCCTATGTTTGTAACTGGATCGTAGGGGACTCCTACTGTGGAAAACGTTTTGGAAATTCAGAAGAACTCCTGCAACATTTAAGAAGTCACACAACGGACGGATCAACGCCAACTTCGTCTGCAGTTTCACAGGCGTCGCTTTTGAATCCATTAAATCCTTTATTCACAACTGCTGGCCTTCGCAGCGCATATCCGTCGGCACCTCTGAGCCCTCTGTCTGCGAGCAGATACCACCCATATTCAAAAGCTCTACCTGCAAGCCTTGGCACATCACCGTACGGTGCCTTTAATCCAGCTTTGGGGCCCTTCTATTCACCTTATGCCATGTATGGTCAGAGGCTCGGAGCCGCTGCAGTGCATCAGTAA